CACGAAACCTCCTACAAACAAACTACTTCATCGGGTGAAggaggaagaaataaattttatcaattttttgagaaaacagTTTTTGACTCTGTGATAAACTTTAGTCATCAAATTAACTACTTCTATCACAAAAGAATGgtttggatggatctttttcACGGAACATCCGAATATATGAATTGACTCATAGTTCCATTCAACTTCTATGGGTTTATGACATTGGGATCTTCAGCTCTTCCATTGAAACTCCATCCAAAGTCTcctaatattcttagaaaactcTTTCATTGATTTGAGCCCTTAAATGTCATTGAATTACATAACAAACAACTCATATCTATGATAATGAGTCCATTTATAAGGCTGTATTATTTCTGTAATCCTCATCCTCGCTTACGACTCCATTGTTACTTGGAAGTCTCTTCTGTCATTGGGAAAAAGTAGAAGACGATCCTGGAGTATGAATCTTTATCAGTAAAGCCGCAAAACATATTCAACTCTCCTATTACTTACATTACATGAATATCATATGTATAAATAGTACATGGGAACTATTAcgtgaaaaatatgttaataaattatcggTGATCTTATAACTTTAGTATATGAAATTTcgttaacatattttaaaagttggtGAGTCGGgagtcattttataaataactaaatcaattgcatcatatttgaatataactcAATCTTGAGGATTTAGGATCTCTACAtcaatattccataaataaattacggATTACGCTAAATGCTTAGGAtgtaacaaaaatgtatataagaaCGATTATTTCAGTATTGATTGACACTATATATTGGATTATGTTCCTTGGCAATtgtaaagcatattaatatgacattaacaattaaaattattttcttatttattgcgtgtaaataatggtgtaatgcaaatatgtatttatttatgtgtttcattgatttaagtttatatttttatttggtcaTGATTGTTtagccttataatatatttgataattgattaatttactataatttacacttattacaattatatacttcTAAATGTCTAGGTATATAGTAAAAACGTAAGATTTTATTGACTACTATTATTGGTGAAAGGGTAATTAATAAGTGTCTGCTTTGTTCCAGAATGACGTAGTAGTTACAAGGCATGGAAGTCTAAAAGAATTAGTCTATTTTCTAAGTGTCTACGATTTGTTATCTAATGTTTTTCAATatcttcaacaacaaaaaaaaaatcaaaaagaatattttcactaattataatattttaaagctaATAGAGGAAGACTAtgtatgctaaaaaatatttccgtTGAATATAATGAGAAGTATCATTTTGATCGTTTTATATTTCggtcaaattttcaagttttctgaagtaaatgataacattcaaaaagatatagtaataacataaataaaaaataacgagTATAACaggattaaaaattgaatagtggggattataatgataataatttttttattatgattattgatAATGTTCTAAATCCTTTATAAAAATCTTGCTTctctaaatgtattttataatattattaatcataatgaataaattcactacaatcaaaaaaatataagaataccCCATACCGTATCTTATCTCGCACACTTTCTCTCCCTTTAATGTAAgtattcattgtttattttaatcagTTACAGATGTATCTACAATGACAGAAggaggctggaggggctgtagctccctaaattgagaaatttttagaaagtgtatttttcaaatttggtattcataaaaaagtccaaaaattcCAGTCCCACCCCTCCAgattataacattaatataacTCAGGTGTAgatcctatattataatttatattatgcgAATGCAAAATAACTTTGGTTACTATATGGTCGATAGACTGTGACTTATGAATATGGCTTAGCTACATCATTGATAGCAATTGATTAGCCTCTTCACACTTCCtccacaaaattatttatggataTTCCTTGTATTCATCCTTTTAACCTTGGTGTTTAATGAGATGGGGCTCATCATATTGAACACCAGATGACAGATAAGAGAGATGAGGGGTTTATtggaattatattaatattttgagattttGAATTCCTTGGGATGTCACTTGTAGAAAGCCATGCAGAAAGTATTTATGCAGTGGCTTTAATTCAAGGTGGCTAATATTGAGATTAATATCACGTGAATCATTCTACTGTAGGTAGCTAGTTCTGTTGTTTTTATGCCAGTATCAACACTTATTTCTTACCTGGAATGGAACTAATAAGTTCATAACATAATACATCGACTTACATAAGTGCCAATATTTAATTCTTCGTCTAGTATTTTTACAGTTTAATTATTCGTATTTCCATCAAAATCGTAAAGTATgaactattatatattaatcaatttgtCTGTAAAATAGTAATCAGTAATTGCCGTATTATTGgaattaatagtttattaattccAACTTATGATAGTTATGTCGATGTCCTTTTGTCTTCGGAGAGCCTTGTATAATGGGACAAAAAGGAAATTATCCACATCATCGCCCAAAAGGATTACGTCGTGCAATcgtaaataaaatgtatttctaccTATATTAACACATAATTCCTTTCAAATTCAATTGTATTTCAGCGATGGTGGGTCTTAACGAAGAGCAATCTCAAATATTTGAGATGGCCCTCAATTTTGCTCAAAATGAAATGGCACCAAATATGACCAAATGGGACCAAGAGGTTAAGAAATGATGATGAtatcttatgatttttttagattcttATTTCTAGTTATTTTGAGCAGCATATCTTCCCTGTTGATGTTATGAAAAGAGCGTGTGGTTTGGGATTTGGAGCTATTTATGCATCCTCCGAGTTTGGAGGTACTGGACTTGGCCGATTGGACGCATCTATAATATTTGAAGCATTGTCAGAGGGATGTGTCACGACAACAGCATTCATGTCTATAcacaagtataaaaaaatgttcttaacgatattaatttattttattatttctcacTTGGCACATCAggaagaattataatttatgaaccaaattgaatagtttttctttcatttttttttatgggtgtCTTAATTAATCTTTTCATTTGTACTTAGTTCTGATCTTGAATCCAACTACATATGTAAAGTGTACATACATTGaatacaagtatttattttagtatggTAGCCTGGATCATTGACACCTATGGAAGCAAGGAGCAAAAAGAGAAATACATACCTTTATTAGCGGATATGAGTATAATTGGATCCTACTGTCTAACGGAGCCTGGATCTGGGTCTGATGCTGCATCTTTATCGACTAAAGCTGTTAGACAAGGCCATAAACTTATCCTTAATGGTTCAAAAGCGTTTATATCTGGTGCTGGAACTAGTGATATTTACTTGGTCATGTGTCGCACAGGAGACAACTCACCAAAAGGAATTTCATGCGTCCTTGTTGAAAAAGGTACTCCAGGGTTTTCGTTTGGAAAGAATGAGATAAAAATGGGATGGAAATCTCAGCCTACGAGAACTATTACCTTTGAAGACTGTGAAGTACCTGTCGACAATATCATTGGAAAAGAAGGCCAAGGTTTTAGTATAGCAATGAATGGATTAAACGGAGGCCGTATCAACATTGCTTCTTGCTCTCTTGGTGCCACAAATGCTTCTCTGAATCTTGTCAAAGAACATTTAAAAGTTCGCAAACAGTTTGGAAAGCCTCTATCTCAGTTTCAACATAATCAATTTGAAATAGCTGACTGTGCTACCAAATTGGTTGCTTCGAGGATCATGGTTCGTAATGCTGCTGATGCATTAAGTCAAAACCATCCCGATAAGGTATCACTCTGTGCTATGGCCAAATATTATTCTACAGAGACATGCTTCCAGGTAATATCACAATTCAATTATGCATAGTATATTATAGTATGTTATATTCCAATTATTTTCTAGATTGTGGATTCAATTTTACAAATGTATGGAGGGTATGGGTATTTGAGTGATTATCCTATTGAGCAATACCTCCGTGATATTCGAGTTCATCGTATTTTAGAAGGAACGAGTGAAGTAATGCGTATGATCATTTCTCGTAATGAAATGTCTCGTGATACGTCTTAAGTTCCATTAGTTTCTTCATTTCTAAAGTTCGTCCCCTTATAATTTCAGATCGGTTTTTGAATCAAACtatcaaacatttttaactAGTTACACATTATAAAgaggttattttattataatatatacatcaagTTCCCTtgttaaatttacataattgtctttttattaaattttgaagataagaagttacaaatttttatacaatatccTCTTACATTACTCTATAGCCAGGTATACCgtgcataaaaatattataatgaataaaaataatttcatttttttcataatattaatggtgtcgtttaattttaaagttaatatttttaataactttcgTAAGGACTTTTCgctcttttcatttttaaattattccttgGATGAGTCAACCCTATacttcaaaaacattattaactGTACGTATGAATAATATAAGCCGATTGAATATATATAgctataattcatattattggtAGGTAATTATGCTGATAAACTTTGggaatgatttcaaaaaaaattcctcacTAATTGCTTATTTAAACttgaatgggcactcggtagagtgcaaaaccccCTAGCTTAAGATAAAAATGAgtaatgtatctcaatttgttccaaagttatggacTATTGCAGGCTTGTGAACGCTAGAAATGAGATTTTAACCTTCCGTTCCAATAGACAATAGTAATTTCGGAAGGGGTGTAGGTGTCCATGGGATAATTATCCTAGAAAATATCCAAATTCagggcaatttttgaaattggggagGTATCTAAAGCCTCCACCCTTGCAGACGCCCATGATATTAATATTCgtgtaaatgtgaattaaccactctaaatagtacataattattatttatgtcccttttatgcagtaatgaataataatttaatttctcttgtATTCCATGAAACGAATTCTCATGctttcagttttttattttttgttgtaatttttcgTAGGGATTTAAAggacttcacattgagtggatatttgagttagatattgtGTTTAAAGTTACTGTCTGCAATCCAATCAAGAgtaatagtatttctattaatcttggctaCAATGTATTTTGTCAATGTTGCCAAATGTTGGGGTTtagtttaaaaaactatttatgtgAATTTTGGCTCGCTTTTCAATATTCACTTTAATTTAGCAATTTCATTTGGAGTATCCGACTTTTTTATGCCTCAAAAACTGTACAGCTTCATTTAACGAGTGTgctagtgtatgtatgtatctgCAATATATACCTTGTGTATTTGTACAAGCCTGGTACTACATAATCATTGGAACACAGAACGGAACGCGGAACAGAACGAAATTAATGACTTAACGatgaaccaaaaaataaaaattgaacagaacgccaaaatagcggaacgcttacaagcctggTCTATTGtggatattttatgttttgtgttaccttgacctctcaaaatgtagtGACCTCTTACTTCGTATCGAGTTTGAtcaaatcgatctgtaacttttggcGTAATCTTCAAGactaataataaacattaacaaacatacatatatcaaaacatAACCTCTGTTCAACTATGTTGACGGAGGTTAAAATTTCCCGGCCCTTCCGAAAAAATTACGACCATAATATTATActgtataatttatacatttaagttttattaagaacataatttcctcttttttcaGCATTCCCATTTTCGGAATAAAATCCATCTCAATTCACTCAACCTCTAACTgttgtgattttaaaaaaaccttccttttaataattataattagagtttatcataattcaatattaattataataactttgtacaagttgtaagttgtaaaaatttcccgctttttttaatgtattattgaAAAGACAACACCAGccattttaattactatttattagttatttcattttgatctattaaaatttctcATTTATCGTGGAGAGTTACAAATATAGCACTTGTATCGTCTCTTGGCGACGACGACGattgctatacttagttttttctttacactgattctttctttaaaaatagcTGGGGGAATAAAGTGACttcgttttgaaaaaaaaaagtatttaatagtaAGCTAAAAAGCGCTGAAGGAAATTACTTACAAACTAGTTCTAATAATCATCGACAGATTTATTGTTTAAACTACAATACTAAGCTTAACCTTTAAAGCCTTTGTTAAAGACAAATGGAAAAAGTTCAccttttttatatcaatctAAGAATAATTATTCCCAAGTTGAGATTTAAGCTTGTATATTATCATATAAAGTATGGCGTctttatcgttacattgaaatagtgagcattatgaagataatttattgaaatattttaacgtatgtttataatagtaagttaaatacgtatttgaaaatttaaaaaaaattatataaactatacatttatacattttagaaGTTATAAGCagagaatcagacaaatttaaaataatacgatatagaagttattaatataaatgaaaaagaggcatacaagtaataaataaatcaagggtccaggttatataataatctatttCAAACTCTACTTTATAATTGGAATTgtgattgagataagttatttctgTGTTATATACATCAGGGAAACTGAAGgaattatcaatgaaatatttttcttagagtaagagacgaagcagagtaGACTTGAGAAGAAAAGGACTTACGAATTTTAATGAAGGAGCAGGGGATAGAGGATGAGAACCCTTTCTGTCTCTCACGTGGGTTTTCAGTCGATgtttctgtctttttatggaactcattaGTTCTTTTAGCATTATACGATTATTCCATAGAAAATTAGgagaaatttattcatttttgagcatagaggcaatgattcacgaggtcaCAAGTCACCATCACAGACGTTGATGGGAAGGgacatctgcacaatgaacgatccttctattaaagaagatgagatccaccgagtgaaCTACATAGTGACGAGATCtcttgaacagaacatgaagagaggatcaAAAGGAGTGTGGCTAGGATCGTATCAGTAGGATTcgccttgaatattttttttttgccttgcaCGTTTCGCCTTGAGATGTTTTCGCCTTGTACTTTTTACCTTGCGACGTTCTCTACTCACATCAAGGATTGTACTAGAGTTATAGATCAAGATGGGGACCTCGTCCATGAAAGTCTACATGTAtttgtgaatatgatatatttaatctttatataatatatcaagaTACTTCATTAATTTATCAGCTATCACAATCATAGATTTTGTTGTGCTCGCTTCAACCCTTTATCTGTACTTCCCTCCCTGTGTCTCGGGAGTAAACTATCTTGCAATCTTGTGTATTTATATCTTATGCGTGTTTTGTGAATCTTCCTATTCCTGTGATGATTTTGAATCCTAATAAATGGACGAATAACATAGTTTCAAGACCCTTTCCAAATATAGCACCCTTTTTAGTGGCTGATAAATAGTAAATCAACACCCCCATTCAGCTGCAGAGTTGTAGAGCTTTGAGGATTTTATAGGACTAGGAGATCATCACAGTTTGAAGTTTAAAGTTGGAATATCATTTACTAACTATAATGATTATTTCAGTCTATttcaaactcataaaaaaaaagagtccatGCCTAGGAAGGACATGGAACATCAGCGACTATTAAATTCTAAGGAACTTAAGCAAATTGTGCAATTAGTCCGCTAATCTTCCTAAGACATCAAGAAAATGGTATCCGCGAGCTGTTAGAACCAGAGATATCTCTGATGAGCAAGAATTTATAAACTTGTGTCGGACAATATCCCCTTACATTAAAGTTTCCTTCCTCAAGAGATACAGAAGAATAATATCACCAATTTCCATTTCGAAGAAATACAAATTGTTGCTCAGTGAACTATttcggatactcaaacgatcacAAACACTTTACTGACCTCCAAATCGCATAAAATGAGTATATGGAAAAGTGTACAATAGTCAGAAACCCCTTTCCattgtataatacaataatttatgttGTGTTTAACCTTTACTTTTCTATTAAAAGTAACCGCATTGAATCGTTATAAGTAAATCAATATTAAcaacttcataaaatatataacttggggcatgattcagaataatttattggttccagattatttatattcaactctcAATGTATTAGAGAAagataggaaaaaaaacaacattggataatacttatttaatgaaagtaagaatgaaattattttggttAAATATGATCAAGATCTAATCTCCAAAGGCATATACCCTGTGTCGATGAAATCCTCATGTTAGTTAGAGAATAGATTGAGCAAGGACTTTTACAATTCTGTCAGAATTAATTGAAAAGTTGACTAGGAATATCTAGAAAATCTCtaagatttattatttccttcattttaaatattaaattattatatcgaacatttgtgaatattttgtaaagctATAGTCTGGAACCTAACAGTCGTAAGGAacctgatattattttttttttagcctaTACCTGGGcccaataaaatgtattcattactATTAGCTATTTCCAAAAAGATTTCATTACTATATAAATTGTCAAGAAGTGAGGGGCGTACCTATGGCCCACCATACTGAATACAACGATAAAAATTCCAATAACGAACCTGTATAACTAAGAATAAGTAGCATTCCTtctattattatccaaggcaaaaaaatcttaagaGGAAAATTTGCAAGGCAAAACAGTACAAGACAAAACGTCTCATGTTGAGAAAGGCAAAAGCCTTACAAGGCAAAAACGTACAAGGTGAATATGTACAAGGCAAAAATGTTCAAGGCAAATCCTCCTAGAACCAGCTAGGATATGGAAATGGAAATATGAGCTCTAAGGAAAATGGATAGATGCAGATCCCATTAATTGGAATCCAGGTAGAgttgaaacttttttaagggatttgattaatttaattagataggatacatgttacaaaaaatcatgtatttttttaaactgtcataagttccacaatttaaaagataattcaatgCCCGAACAACATGGCATAGGTAGTtacctaagacaaataattcctGAGTGTTTTTgatgtagtgcaataattaataactgtttattggtgttttcgaaACCAACCAAAAGTtggatacttgatacaccaggagGAGACATGATACATTGTAGGAGGAGACATGGTACAGCTTAGGGTTAGACATGTTACAACAGGAGGAAACATGCAAAAACtgtcatttgttatattcaagcatttatttaaactttttattacagtttgtcagcataaaaCAAACACTTATAAtcacatatataagataaacaaataaaacatttacagaaatagagcatagttaataataaaattttaaaaaaaatatttttttttattgtgattgtTTACTTAAAGTTTATTAcacaaaaaactaaacataattaaatatattatatttaaatatatataagtatatagtacgagtatatataataaaaatgggatgtaacaagtctcctccatagtgtttgaatcagaataaatgatgtaaactgaatattgaaacgattaatatattacaagcatgttaattaattgaataacatCATTGACTatgatatttaatgaaataaaattaaaatctcatgcTTTATAATAGAAGTATATCTCAACAAACAAAACccaaaaatgtttactttttgtgttaaaaatttcaatgtcgaaaTTCTCTATACCTGTAAGCTTTAGGGAACCCgggttttatgttgatttgatgaACAAAGGaagatattctattttataagaaCAGGGTTCTTAGATAACTTTACACtttaaagttattggcagtgtaacatgtctcctTCATAACAAatatcctcactctcccctacTCTTATTCAATATTACCCTAAGATAAGCGGCAAAGTATAGTGATTAATATCAGAAGAATGCTTAATAGATAGTTAATAAAATCAAGAAAGAAGAATGAACAAccgttttttttctaaactcaaaacaataatttatttgggtTGAACCAAATACCCCCTTCCTTTAACCCCCAAATCAATTACCTCCTTTTACTCCCAAGGCTTTCATCCCCAGGCCATCTACCCCCAGAACCATCTAACCCCAGTATTTTACTCCCTGTACAACAAATAGTAACCATACGACCAAACATTTAATCTTTGAACAACCAtacacaaatttaattattaatttaacttaattacgTAAGTTACGTAGATAATTATTACCAGAGATGGGAACTTGGACATCACTTGATATTTTAAGTGAATTTGCTGTATAAGGATTTTGTTCCTACTCTGATTAATGCGGTGTCACAGACTGCAGGAGTGGAAATGGAATTACAAAATCTTTGGAAACTATgggttaaatatatacatataaatgattaGACACCTACTAGAATGCAAGTGTGgtcttattacatttttgaataaggacTTTGAAGAAGAACCTATCTATCAACAAATCCTATCGTTTTGCAGGTCATGGactaataaaaagaagtaaactAAAAGGATATTTTGTAGTTCTATCgaatttcaaaatcataaaattagacaataaatatactaataaaaaaatgttagaattaaatccatcgtaaagatttagtgcaaaaactaattatgtagtaatgtccggcgatattagtccttattaagggcatcaaaaaatattttttcgctgttacttatgcttgtataacagcgtactattatcatgaaggatacgcacaatataattataatgctacactcAATGTAACTACCTCCATTGCTGTGACCATTTAagagcagttgtttttgccttttatgagttttctgaacaccatttcttggcgcttatcaaccatagctaatccttaagtgataaaaaagtaatatgtattgactatgtaatattggaaatacccatgatcatacccaagtctttaagtgaagacaCTAATGTCAGATacactagttgcgaaccatccaaagctactactcccgttgttctgaccatttaagcagttgtttttgccatttaatgagttgtgtatcataattcttgataattttggctaaaatagaatcatattttatgattagatttaaaaaaaatgaatatttactattagacggtacaaaattcagagttccattgcGTAATtgggtgtggatgactcaaaacttgctcaaaattatttcaacttcacaatttataaTGGTGGTGTTTCTATAAATGGCataattaccaacatcctccattaatttaatgatggttcctcgggaagggaagaattttcCCGtcatttctccataatttttttgaacgtaggatgataagcaatggataaggttatattacatgcaataagcatctttgtgagatcagagttaaagtctgacttgatgtattcatcgttaacttaattttatagatgaatattcaTACTCTTGTTataagatgaggataatgagtggcgtgtaattctagacaggggactaaaagcacatttatatcgataaatccgacaagccatctgtttctcatccgataagtattttccaaattcctaggcctccatttcaGAAATCCaaacagaaggcgacgttagtTTAGGCATTCTATTCAGTtttctatcgactatcagcatctaatattatattaatattgaataataaaggcgggaatgataactttcttgatagaagaagatgtatattatttaatcaatgatgccataagtatttcttctcttctcctcgcacgcttttgtattcttaccaaaattatcaaccttaattATCACTTGTTAGTAATGTGAATCtggtaaaaaatttaactggcctgttggtttttttttggaattattaatctgaagaataattttgattttccttagcaattatcattattattttattcctgattAGTGAACAACATATCctgaatagattcaattatattcataacctgattgaacattcgtatgtaCCCATTTAAGGCgtagcgtaaccctgaggatttgttgcggagatatGATTATATAAGTCCTGCcaggactcagagtagaattgaaaccCTCATAATATCCATAATATGCCACGGCcttcaggttgtacaggtgaaatGCAGGGCCGAAATACAGTTAAAACTCTACCATCACCACGTTTCTAGGCACCAAGAACCCCTCCTAATATTCCGGAATACACCACACTCACGGTTTGTGGGCTGGTGGTCTctgaggcaggttaaattctaCTATCGAcgcttccctgagtatcaaTTAACCCTAATAATATCCAAAATTCCCCCTCCGTCCTCAGTTCGTACAGGTAAAGTGCTAAGAACGCTATTTAAAGACCATTATGGCTCCCGAAgactaaaaaaagttactagAACCACTTCTGGAGCCTTAAGAACcaacatgaaaaatttcagcaaagtCCATTTTTGGTCTGGCTGTGATTGTTGGTCATACACACACAAAGACATTTAcatttaatagatataaattttccctgcactaatgctattttaaatgtagaaggttccaCTCTGTATTGCACagcgttaccttgctaacattaaaataacctatgtattttgttgtcacctGTTGATTCGTGCATCttgcttgatacgtcatggctatttcaaactttattctttttgataaataaacaaagtaataagttattctatacttatgctccgtttccaaaagaacatcaatacaatttcttgttgatccctcgtcgtttatttaatatataaattggctattttattatttgtaaaaataaattttggctatcatatataaatactaatttgtAGCTACACTTTCAATAGAATACTATTAAGCaatatttgagaaatttatAATAGGTGTGTTTCTTTAAATGATCTTCTCAGAATTGTCGTACGCTggattttcatctaaaaatgtatttagttttgttttgaaTGGCTTTAGCTTGATATCGACGTGTAAATGTTCGACAATAGGCAAGCTAGCAAGTAAAGGAAGTCTTCCTTCTAAAGCAGTAATGACCTTGGTAATTGGATTgagattatgattaattattggcaattcttcataaataaactcatcATTTATAATCCTTAGCTTTAACGACCGTTGGTGTTTTTTCATTTAGGTTGTATAAATATTCCCTGATTACTTCgaagttattgaaatagtaatcaaCTGATTTCGAACAAGTTTCCTAGCGTGTGACAATAGGTGCTGGAGGTATGGGAATTTGGTTAGAAGCAGTAAAGTTCCGTTTTTTTAGCCCGGCattcaaaaacattcttttatTTCTGAAATGAGCTCCATTGTCTTTGGGACTTCTTTACGTACAATTGAGTCCATGAGctacacaaaaaatatgtttcaattgGGGGTCGCTTCTTTTGAG
The genomic region above belongs to Lepeophtheirus salmonis chromosome 8, UVic_Lsal_1.4, whole genome shotgun sequence and contains:
- the LOC121122981 gene encoding isobutyryl-CoA dehydrogenase, mitochondrial isoform X4 → MIVMSMSFCLRRALYNGTKRKLSTSSPKRITSCNPMVGLNEEQSQIFEMALNFAQNEMAPNMTKWDQEHIFPVDVMKRACGLGFGAIYASSEFGGTGLGRLDASIIFEALSEGCVTTTAFMSIHNMVAWIIDTYGSKEQKEKYIPLLADMSIIGSYCLTEPGSGSDAASLSTKAVRQGHKLILNGSKAFISGAGTSDIYLVMCRTGDNSPKGISCVLVEKGTPGFSFGKNEIKMGWKSQPTRTITFEDCEVPVDNIIGKEGQGFSIAMNGLNGGRINIASCSLGATNASLNLVKEHLKVRKQFGKPLSQFQHNQFEIADCATKLVASRIMVRNAADALSQNHPDKVSLCAMAKYYSTETCFQIVDSILQMYGGYGYLSDYPIEQYLRDIRVHRILEGTSEVMRMIISRNEMSRDTS
- the LOC121122981 gene encoding isobutyryl-CoA dehydrogenase, mitochondrial isoform X1, which produces MIVMSMSFCLRRALYNGTKRKLSTSSPKRITSCNPMVGLNEEQSQIFEMALNFAQNEMAPNMTKWDQEILISSYFEQHIFPVDVMKRACGLGFGAIYASSEFGGTGLGRLDASIIFEALSEGCVTTTAFMSIHNMVAWIIDTYGSKEQKEKYIPLLADMSIIGSYCLTEPGSGSDAASLSTKAVRQGHKLILNGSKAFISGAGTSDIYLVMCRTGDNSPKGISCVLVEKGTPGFSFGKNEIKMGWKSQPTRTITFEDCEVPVDNIIGKEGQGFSIAMNGLNGGRINIASCSLGATNASLNLVKEHLKVRKQFGKPLSQFQHNQFEIADCATKLVASRIMVRNAADALSQNHPDKVSLCAMAKYYSTETCFQIVDSILQMYGGYGYLSDYPIEQYLRDIRVHRILEGTSEVMRMIISRNEMSRDTS
- the LOC121122981 gene encoding isobutyryl-CoA dehydrogenase, mitochondrial isoform X2, with protein sequence MSMSFCLRRALYNGTKRKLSTSSPKRITSCNPMVGLNEEQSQIFEMALNFAQNEMAPNMTKWDQEILISSYFEQHIFPVDVMKRACGLGFGAIYASSEFGGTGLGRLDASIIFEALSEGCVTTTAFMSIHNMVAWIIDTYGSKEQKEKYIPLLADMSIIGSYCLTEPGSGSDAASLSTKAVRQGHKLILNGSKAFISGAGTSDIYLVMCRTGDNSPKGISCVLVEKGTPGFSFGKNEIKMGWKSQPTRTITFEDCEVPVDNIIGKEGQGFSIAMNGLNGGRINIASCSLGATNASLNLVKEHLKVRKQFGKPLSQFQHNQFEIADCATKLVASRIMVRNAADALSQNHPDKVSLCAMAKYYSTETCFQIVDSILQMYGGYGYLSDYPIEQYLRDIRVHRILEGTSEVMRMIISRNEMSRDTS
- the LOC121122981 gene encoding isobutyryl-CoA dehydrogenase, mitochondrial isoform X3, which encodes MSMSFCLRRALYNGTKRKLSTSSPKRITSCNPMVGLNEEQSQIFEMALNFAQNEMAPNMTKWDQEHIFPVDVMKRACGLGFGAIYASSEFGGTGLGRLDASIIFEALSEGCVTTTAFMSIHNMVAWIIDTYGSKEQKEKYIPLLADMSIIGSYCLTEPGSGSDAASLSTKAVRQGHKLILNGSKAFISGAGTSDIYLVMCRTGDNSPKGISCVLVEKGTPGFSFGKNEIKMGWKSQPTRTITFEDCEVPVDNIIGKEGQGFSIAMNGLNGGRINIASCSLGATNASLNLVKEHLKVRKQFGKPLSQFQHNQFEIADCATKLVASRIMVRNAADALSQNHPDKVSLCAMAKYYSTETCFQIVDSILQMYGGYGYLSDYPIEQYLRDIRVHRILEGTSEVMRMIISRNEMSRDTS
- the LOC121122981 gene encoding isobutyryl-CoA dehydrogenase, mitochondrial isoform X5 yields the protein MKRACGLGFGAIYASSEFGGTGLGRLDASIIFEALSEGCVTTTAFMSIHNMVAWIIDTYGSKEQKEKYIPLLADMSIIGSYCLTEPGSGSDAASLSTKAVRQGHKLILNGSKAFISGAGTSDIYLVMCRTGDNSPKGISCVLVEKGTPGFSFGKNEIKMGWKSQPTRTITFEDCEVPVDNIIGKEGQGFSIAMNGLNGGRINIASCSLGATNASLNLVKEHLKVRKQFGKPLSQFQHNQFEIADCATKLVASRIMVRNAADALSQNHPDKVSLCAMAKYYSTETCFQIVDSILQMYGGYGYLSDYPIEQYLRDIRVHRILEGTSEVMRMIISRNEMSRDTS